Proteins from a single region of Apium graveolens cultivar Ventura chromosome 7, ASM990537v1, whole genome shotgun sequence:
- the LOC141670928 gene encoding G-type lectin S-receptor-like serine/threonine-protein kinase LECRK3, with protein sequence MSYSSSYTLCILICLFSYSALAQGDGTISVGSSLTAADKAATSWYSPSGDFAFGFRNVEDQFLLAIWYDKIPDKTIVWYVNDGTTVPAGSKVQLTVDRGLVLSDSRGNGIWTSKSFSGTASNAAFNDTGNFRIVGSDTTTLWDTFSNPTDTLLPTQTMDVNGELYSRKTETNFTRGRFQLRLLDNGNLVLNTRNILTNFPYRSYYESNTSDKNPSNQGYQVKFNESGYLYILRRNGDIFELTTNKAIPSSGYYHRATLTYDGILVQYYHLKIFTGTTGWTSVWQEPVNICTTIRELRGGGACGLNSICKSDGSRKDCECPETYSLLDPNDKQGGCKPNFTQNCDRNDSSEDLYDFVESPGTDWLLSAYEQMDPISEPECKRLCLIDCFCVAAYYKGNSCWKKKLPLVNGRKDNSVKGKTYLKFSKANLPPELHPGKPIDYKKKKNRTLILVGSVLLGSSVFVNLILIVFGCFGFLYIYHKKSINIQPVNNIVETNVCRFTNNELVEATNGFKEEVGRGSFGIVYKGLIHMSSTVIVAVKKIDRLVQDGAEEFKTEVNAIAQTHHKNLVRLIGFCEEEEHRLLVYEYMVNGTLANLIFGCAKPSWAQRKHIALGIARGLVYLHEECNTQIIHCDIKPQNILLDEYYNARISDFGLAKLLMLNQSRTKTGIRGTKGYVAPEWFRNTPITAKVDVYSFGVLLLEIICCRRSVENIEFGDEAILTDWVWDCFQDGRMFDLIEKNNKDMLSDWDKVKRFVMVGIWCIQEDPSSRPTTRRALLMLEGVADIPYPPCPSPLSWTST encoded by the coding sequence ATGAGTTATAGCTCCTCATATACACTATGCATCCTTATTTGCCTCTTTTCATATTCGGCACTTGCTCAAGGCGATGGGACCATTTCAGTTGGCTCGTCTCTCACAGCTGCAGACAAGGCTGCTACCTCATGGTATTCACCTTCTGGTGATTTTGCTTTTGGGTTTCGGAATGTTGAGGATCAGTTTTTGCTGGCCATTTGGTATGACAAAATACCCGATAAAACCATAGTCTGGTATGTAAATGATGGTACTACTGTCCCTGCTGGTTCCAAAGTGCAGCTGACTGTTGACCGCGGATTAGTCCTCAGTGATTCTAGAGGGAACGGAATTTGGACATCGAAGTCCTTTTCTGGTACAGCCTCTAATGCTGCTTTTAATGATACAGGCAATTTTAGGATTGTTGGGAGTGATACTACAACCTTATGGGATACTTTCAGCAATCCAACTGATACCCTTTTGCCAACTCAGACTATGGATGTAAATGGTGAGCTTTATTCTCGGAAGACTGAAACTAACTTCACAAGAGGAAGATTCCAGTTACGTTTGCTTGATAATGGGAATCTTGTGCTCAACACCAGAAATATACTTACTAATTTTCCCTATAGGAGTTACTATGAAAGTAACACTTCTGATAAAAATCCAAGTAATCAAGGTTATCAGGTAAAGTTTAACGAGTCGGGCTATTTGTATATTTTGAGAAGAAATGGCGACATATTTGAGCTTACCACCAATAAAGCTATACCATCATCAGGTTATTATCATAGAGCAACTCTAACCTATGATGGAATTCTGGTTCAATATTACCATCTAAAGATTTTCACAGGAACAACAGGGTGGACCAGTGTTTGGCAAGAGCCCGTAAATATATGTACAACTATTCGGGAACTTCGTGGAGGCGGGGCTTGTGGTTTAAATAGTATTTGCAAATCTGATGGTTCAAGGAAAGATTGTGAATGCCCAGAAACATATTCTTTACTTGATCCAAATGATAAGCAAGGTGGATGCAAGCCAAATTTTACTCAAAATTGTGACCGAAATGATTCCAGTGAAGATTTGTATGATTTTGTGGAGAGCCCTGGCACTGACTGGCTGCTATCTGCTTATGAGCAGATGGACCCCATTTCTGAACCTGAGTGCAAAAGGCTTTGTTTGATTGATTGCTTTTGTGTTGCTGCATATTACAAAGGGAATAGCTGCTGGAAAAAGAAGCTACCTCTCGTAAATGGGAGGAAGGACAATTCTGTTAAGGGAAAGACTTATCTAAAATTTAGTAAAGCTAATCTTCCCCCGGAACTTCATCCAGGTAAGCCAATCGATTATAAGAAGAAGAAAAATCGTACTTTGATCCTTGTGGGCTCAGTGCTTTTAGGCAGTTCGGTATTCGTCAATTTAATATTGATAGTTTTTGGTTGCTTTGGCTTCCTCTACATCTACCACAAGAAATCCATAAATATACAACCAGTCAACAACATCGTTGAAACAAATGTGTGTCGTTTTACCAATAATGAGCTTGTCGAAGCCACAAATGGATTTAAAGAAGAAGTGGGAAGGGGTTCTTTTGGCATAGTTTACAAAGGGTTAATCCACATGTCTTCTACAGTTATTGTTGCAGTGAAGAAGATAGATAGACTGGTTCAAGATGGTGCTGAGGAATTTAAAACTGAAGTTAATGCGATTGCACAAACTCATCACAAAAATTTGGTCAGATTAATTGGATTCTGTGAAGAAGAGGAGCATCGCCTACTCGTGTACGAGTATATGGTCAATGGAACTTTAGCAAATTTAATTTTTGGCTGTGCTAAGCCTAGTTGGGCACAGAGGAAGCATATTGCATTAGGCATTGCCAGAGGGTTGGTGTACCTCCATGAAGAATGCAACACACAAATTATCCATTGTGATATAAAGCCTCAGAATATTCTTCTTGATGAATACTACAATGCTCGGATTTCTGATTTTGGTTTGGCAAAACTCTTGATGCTCAACCAGAGTAGAACCAAGACAGGGATTAGAGGAACGAAAGGTTATGTTGCACCTGAATGGTTTAGAAACACTCCTATCACCGCCAAGGTTGATGTTTATAGCTTTGGTGTTTTGCTGCTGGAGATCATTTGCTGCCGCAGAAGCGTGGAGAATATAGAGTTTGGAGATGAGGCCATCCTAACAGATTGGGTCTGGGATTGCTTTCAGGATGGTAGAATGTTTGATTTGATAGAGAAGAATAACAAGGACATGTTGAGTGATTGGGACAAGGTAAAAAGATTTGTGATGGTTGGGATTTGGTGTATTCAAGAAGATCCATCTTCAAGGCCAACCACGAGAAGAGCTTTGCTGATGCTTGAAGGAGTTGCTGACATCCCCTATCCCCCTTGTCCCTCTCCTCTCTCGTGGACTAGTACCTGA
- the LOC141674676 gene encoding uncharacterized protein LOC141674676, which yields MEISLGSKRKLEFVMGTIPKPSDDAAQADLWETCNSLVIVWLTSNVSSSIRKSVTFMPTASLIWSNLETRFSLTNGSRKYKLNKELYEIRQHNRSINEYYTSLRIIWEELDAMTTLPTVLNPTKEVQTLLDNIALQREETKLFQFLNGLDESYNPQRGQLLMLSPLPSIETASAALQQEEAHREVLNINKVDNDVMAMFSKFNPDKHIVYNVCGVKGHKGEKCWTVIGYPKWHPRSNTPHNTSSSRPRYPNQTQNQSKWHTNNRNPKMAATAHASGTVNSGMVFTQQQLEQLAKMMPQLMNGSKGSEIDEEIDEHFSGMITCNSAIADSTNIWIIDSGASDHMTSCLANLITPEPITCESINLPTGDIVSISHSGTVILETGLMLKKVLYLPNFRHILLSVQRLVKDSRCQVQFYSTHCVIVDTCTKQVKGIGKAANGLYYLVNHLTEKLPGSWLHSVNSTAAKAALKDHISNISDSFEVWHHRLGHAPTARLN from the coding sequence ATGGAAATCAGTCTTGGATCTAAAAGAAAGCTTGAGTTTGTAATGGGCACCATCCCCAAACCTTCAGATGATGCTGCTCAAGCCGACCTCTGGGAAACATGTAACAGTCTGGTAATAGTCTGGCTCACTTCTAATGTCTCATCTTCCATTCGAAAATCTGTTACGTTTATGCCTACTGCTAGCTTGATATGGTCAAACCTTGAAACTCGTTTTTCCCTCACAAATGGTTCTAGAAAATATAAGCTTAATAAAGAACTGTATGAGATTAGGCAACACAACAGATCTATTAATGAGTACTATACCTCTCTTAGAATCATTTGGGAAGAGTTAGATGCCATGACTACATTACCAACTGTTCTTAATCCCACAAAAGAAGTACAAACCCTGCTTGATAATATTGCTCTTCAAAGAGAAGAAACAAAACTATTCCAGTTTCTGAATGGACTGGATGAATCTTACAATCCACAAAGAGGACAACTTCTTATGTTGAGTCCTTTACCCTCTATTGAAACTGCTTCTGCAGCACTTCAACAAGAAGAAGCCCATAGAGAGGTTTTGAATATCAACAAAGTGGATAATGATGTAATGGCAATGTTTAGTAAATTCAACCCTGATAAACACATAGTATATAATGTGTGTGGAGTGAAAGGGCATAAAGGTGAGAAGTGTTGGACTGTTATTGGATATCCAAAGTGGCATCCTAGATCTAACACTCCACATAATACATCTAGTAGCAGACCTAGATATCCAAATCAGACCCAAAACCAGTCAAAATGGCATACAAACAATAGGAACCCTAAAATGGCAGCCACTGCACATGCCAGTGGAACTGTAAATTCTGGAATGGTGTTCACCCAACAACAACTTGAACAACTTGCCAAGATGATGCCACAATTGATGAATGGTTCAAAGGGGTCAGAAATTGATGAGGAGATAGATGAGCATTTCTCTGGTATGATAACTTGCAATTCAGCTATTGCAGACTCTACGAACATATGGATTATTGACTCTGGTGCTTCAGATCATATGACATCCTGTCTTGCTAATCTGATCACACCTGAGCCAATAACTTGTGAGTCTATTAATCTGCCAACAGGTGACATAGTGTCAATAAGTCACAGTGGAACTGTAATACTTGAGACAGGATTGATGCTAAAAAAAGTATTGTATCTCCCAAATTTCAGACATATTTTGTTGTCTGTTCAGAGGCTGGTGAAGGATTCCAGGTGTCAAGTTCAATTCTACTCAACTCACTGTGTCATTGTGGACACTTGTACAAAGCAAGTGAAAGGCATTGGTAAAGCTGCAAATGGATTGTATTATTTGGTGAACCACCTGACAGAAAAGTTACCTGGAAGTTGGCTTCATTCTGTCAATTCTACTGCAGCAAAGGCTGCTCTTAAAGATCATATCAGCAATATCTCAGATTCTTTTGAAGTCTGGCATCACAGGCTTGGACATGCCCCAACTGCAAGATTAAACTGA